A window from Peromyscus eremicus chromosome 5, PerEre_H2_v1, whole genome shotgun sequence encodes these proteins:
- the Siah1 gene encoding E3 ubiquitin-protein ligase SIAH1 isoform X1: MSRQTATALPTGTSKCPPSQRVPALTGTTASNNDLASLFECPVCFDYVLPPILQCQSGHLVCSNCRPKLTCCPTCRGPLGSIRNLAMEKVANSVLFPCKYASSGCEITLPHTEKAEHEELCEFRPYSCPCPGASCKWQGSLDAVMPHLMHQHKSITTLQGEDIVFLATDINLPGAVDWVMMQSCFGFHFMLVLEKQEKYDGHQQFFAIVQLIGTRKQAENFAYRLELNGHRRRLTWEATPRSIHEGIATAIMNSDCLVFDTSIAQLFAENGNLGINVTISMC; the protein is encoded by the coding sequence ATGAGCCGTCAGACTGCTACAGCATTACCCACTGGCACCTCAAAGTGTCCACCATCCCAGAGGGTACCTGCCCTGACTGGCACAACTGCATCCAACAATGACTTGGCGAGTCTTTTTGAGTGTCCTGTGTGCTTTGACTATGTGTTGCCACCCATTCTTCAGTGTCAGAGTGGCCATCTTGTTTGTAGCAACTGTCGCCCCAAACTCACATGTTGTCCGACCTGCCGGGGCCCATTGGGATCCATTCGCAACTTGGCTATGGAGAAAGTGGCCAATTCAGTACTTTTCCCTTGTAAATATGCCTCTTCTGGATGTGAAATAACTCTGCCGCACACAGAAAAGGCAGAGCatgaggagctctgtgagttcaggccttACTCCTGCCCCTGCCCTGGTGCTTCCTGTAAGTGGCAAGGCTCCTTGGATGCTGTCATGCCCCACCTGATGCATCAGCACAAGTCCATTACAACCCTGCAAGGAGAAGACATAGTTTTCCTTGCTACAGACATTAACCTTCCTGGTGCTGTTGACTGGGTGATGATGCAGTCTTGTTTTGGCTTTCATTTCATGTTAGTCTTGGAGAAACAGGAAAAGTATGATGGTCACCAGCAGTTCTTCGCAATTGTACAGCTGATAGGAACACGCAAGCAAGCTGAAAATTTTGCTTATCGACTTGAGTTAAATGGTCATAGGCGGCGATTGACTTGGGAAGCGACTCCTCGATCTATTCATGAGGGAATTGCAACAGCCATTATGAATAGTGACTGCCTAGTGTTTGACACCAGCATTGCACAGCTTTTTGCAGAAAATGGCAATTTAGGCATCAATGTAACTATTTCCATGTGTTGA
- the Siah1 gene encoding E3 ubiquitin-protein ligase SIAH1 isoform X2, giving the protein MTWKPPAPFLHSWKGVLLTCLPTVRTRTRKRKEMSRQTATALPTGTSKCPPSQRVPALTGTTASNNDLASLFECPVCFDYVLPPILQCQSGHLVCSNCRPKLTCCPTCRGPLGSIRNLAMEKVANSVLFPCKYASSGCEITLPHTEKAEHEELCEFRPYSCPCPGASCKWQGSLDAVMPHLMHQHKSITTLQGEDIVFLATDINLPGAVDWVMMQSCFGFHFMLVLEKQEKYDGHQQFFAIVQLIGTRKQAENFAYRLELNGHRRRLTWEATPRSIHEGIATAIMNSDCLVFDTSIAQLFAENGNLGINVTISMC; this is encoded by the exons ATGACCTGGAAGCCGCCTGCACCCTTTCTGCATTCCTGGAAGGGAGTCCTGCTCACATGCTTGCCAACAGTTAGGACCAGGACCAGGAAGAGGAAAG AAATGAGCCGTCAGACTGCTACAGCATTACCCACTGGCACCTCAAAGTGTCCACCATCCCAGAGGGTACCTGCCCTGACTGGCACAACTGCATCCAACAATGACTTGGCGAGTCTTTTTGAGTGTCCTGTGTGCTTTGACTATGTGTTGCCACCCATTCTTCAGTGTCAGAGTGGCCATCTTGTTTGTAGCAACTGTCGCCCCAAACTCACATGTTGTCCGACCTGCCGGGGCCCATTGGGATCCATTCGCAACTTGGCTATGGAGAAAGTGGCCAATTCAGTACTTTTCCCTTGTAAATATGCCTCTTCTGGATGTGAAATAACTCTGCCGCACACAGAAAAGGCAGAGCatgaggagctctgtgagttcaggccttACTCCTGCCCCTGCCCTGGTGCTTCCTGTAAGTGGCAAGGCTCCTTGGATGCTGTCATGCCCCACCTGATGCATCAGCACAAGTCCATTACAACCCTGCAAGGAGAAGACATAGTTTTCCTTGCTACAGACATTAACCTTCCTGGTGCTGTTGACTGGGTGATGATGCAGTCTTGTTTTGGCTTTCATTTCATGTTAGTCTTGGAGAAACAGGAAAAGTATGATGGTCACCAGCAGTTCTTCGCAATTGTACAGCTGATAGGAACACGCAAGCAAGCTGAAAATTTTGCTTATCGACTTGAGTTAAATGGTCATAGGCGGCGATTGACTTGGGAAGCGACTCCTCGATCTATTCATGAGGGAATTGCAACAGCCATTATGAATAGTGACTGCCTAGTGTTTGACACCAGCATTGCACAGCTTTTTGCAGAAAATGGCAATTTAGGCATCAATGTAACTATTTCCATGTGTTGA